The Streptomyces tendae genome has a window encoding:
- a CDS encoding TIGR00730 family Rossman fold protein, which yields MATGNPEGKRQPPEEKRLGPVLRRRGQVQSSTTDQRLLDERAPTDWVHTDPWRVLRIQSEFIEGFGTLAELPPAISVFGSARTPADSPEYEAGVRLGRGLVEAGFAVITGGGPGAMEAANKGALEADGLSVGLGIELPFEQGLNRYVDIGLNFRYFFVRKMMFVKYAQGFVVLPGGLGTLDELFEALTLVQTQKVTQFPIVLFGTEYWGGLVDWLRKTVIAQGKAAEKDLLLFHVTDDVDEAVALVSKEAGR from the coding sequence ATGGCTACGGGCAACCCCGAGGGGAAGCGGCAGCCGCCGGAGGAGAAGCGACTGGGGCCGGTCCTCCGCCGGCGCGGTCAGGTGCAGTCCAGCACCACCGACCAACGCCTGCTCGACGAGCGCGCGCCCACCGACTGGGTGCACACCGACCCCTGGCGGGTGCTGCGCATCCAGTCGGAGTTCATCGAGGGCTTCGGCACCCTGGCCGAGCTTCCGCCCGCGATCAGCGTCTTCGGCTCGGCCCGCACCCCCGCCGACTCGCCCGAGTACGAGGCCGGGGTCCGGCTCGGCCGGGGCCTGGTCGAAGCGGGGTTCGCGGTGATCACCGGCGGCGGCCCGGGCGCCATGGAGGCGGCCAACAAGGGCGCCCTGGAGGCCGACGGCCTCTCGGTCGGCCTGGGCATCGAGCTGCCCTTCGAGCAGGGCCTGAACCGCTACGTCGACATCGGCCTGAACTTCCGGTACTTCTTCGTCCGGAAGATGATGTTCGTCAAGTACGCGCAGGGCTTCGTGGTCCTGCCCGGCGGCCTCGGCACGCTCGACGAGCTCTTCGAGGCCCTGACCCTGGTGCAGACCCAGAAGGTCACGCAGTTCCCCATCGTGCTGTTCGGCACGGAGTACTGGGGCGGCCTCGTCGACTGGCTCCGCAAGACGGTGATCGCCCAGGGCAAGGCGGCCGAGAAGGACCTGCTCCTGTTCCACGTCACGGACGACGTGGACGAGGCGGTCGCCCTGGTCTCGAAGGAAGCGGGCCGCTAG
- a CDS encoding heavy metal transporter yields the protein MPEPSPSLKRKRRGRLLRCGAAFAVLSAVAGYVVAQYVTGGTGGPGCKVVSGKGDGATYEFTPEQAVNAATISAVGTARDLPERAVTIALATALQESALRNIDYGDRDSLGLFQQRPSQGWGTPKQIMDPAYASEKFYEHLEKVPGYTRLPLTVAAQKVQRSGFPQAYAKHEPDATLLAAALTGRSGATLTCEGRPAATRAGGADAVRAALARDFGRDVLEPAGAEVDDGAEGRLSASATSPSADAGGDGSGGRTVTLPVTAVSGDRRDAGERGWQLAHWAVANASELHIRSVSYAGREWVAGHTDSQWRPLDGKGAAGADGGADAVRITTGD from the coding sequence GTGCCAGAGCCGTCCCCCTCTCTCAAGCGCAAGCGCCGTGGCCGTCTGCTCCGCTGCGGCGCGGCCTTCGCGGTGCTGTCAGCGGTCGCCGGATACGTCGTGGCGCAGTACGTCACCGGAGGCACCGGCGGCCCGGGCTGCAAGGTCGTGTCCGGCAAGGGCGACGGGGCGACGTACGAGTTCACACCCGAGCAGGCGGTGAACGCGGCGACGATCAGCGCCGTGGGCACCGCGCGCGACCTGCCCGAGCGGGCCGTGACGATCGCGCTGGCGACCGCGCTCCAGGAGTCGGCGCTGCGCAACATCGACTACGGGGACCGTGACTCGCTGGGGCTGTTCCAGCAGCGTCCCTCGCAGGGCTGGGGCACGCCGAAGCAGATCATGGACCCGGCGTACGCGTCGGAGAAGTTCTACGAGCACCTGGAGAAGGTGCCGGGCTACACGCGGCTGCCGCTGACCGTCGCCGCGCAGAAGGTGCAGCGCAGCGGCTTCCCGCAGGCGTACGCCAAGCACGAGCCGGACGCGACGCTGCTGGCGGCCGCCCTCACCGGGCGCTCCGGGGCGACGCTGACCTGCGAGGGCCGGCCGGCGGCCACCCGGGCGGGGGGCGCGGACGCGGTACGGGCCGCCCTGGCCCGGGACTTCGGACGGGACGTGCTGGAGCCGGCCGGCGCCGAGGTGGACGACGGCGCCGAGGGGCGGCTCTCCGCCTCGGCGACCTCCCCGTCCGCGGATGCGGGGGGTGACGGCTCCGGCGGGCGGACCGTGACGCTCCCCGTCACCGCCGTCTCCGGCGACCGGCGGGACGCCGGTGAGCGGGGGTGGCAGCTGGCCCACTGGGCCGTGGCCAACGCCTCCGAGCTGCACATACGGAGCGTGTCGTACGCCGGGCGGGAGTGGGTCGCCGGGCACACGGACAGCCAGTGGCGTCCGCTGGACGGCAAAGGGGCCGCGGGCGCGGACGGCGGCGCGGACGCGGTCCGGATCACCACCGGCGACTAG
- a CDS encoding transglutaminase-like domain-containing protein produces MRSPWPPPPGRSAELRRRFAEEARSERPGLSALCLLVGAEGDGTLDEAGMDAVEIELDRLAGELPHRPGSPRAWALALRDLLGERYGFHGVPDDYRRLESSLLHTVLRRRRGLPILLSVVWIEVARRAGAPVYGVALPGHFVVGFGDPGGPEAGQVLADPFDGGRVLTGADAELLVAGVTGGPLEASMLTPAGTLDVVARILNNVRAWAATRPERTDVALWALDLSLLLPSRPARLRYERAQLLVQRGEFTAGAAELEAYAEVVAAVDPPAAARVRSEAHAARALLN; encoded by the coding sequence ATGCGCTCCCCCTGGCCCCCACCGCCCGGACGCTCCGCCGAACTGCGCCGGCGGTTCGCCGAGGAGGCCCGCAGCGAGCGGCCCGGCCTGTCCGCGCTCTGCCTGCTGGTGGGCGCGGAGGGCGACGGCACGCTCGACGAGGCGGGCATGGACGCGGTGGAGATCGAGCTGGACCGGCTGGCCGGCGAGCTGCCGCACCGGCCCGGTTCGCCGCGTGCGTGGGCGCTGGCACTGCGGGACCTGCTGGGTGAGCGGTACGGCTTCCACGGCGTCCCGGACGACTACCGGCGGCTGGAGTCCTCGCTGCTGCACACGGTTCTGCGGCGGCGGCGCGGGCTGCCGATCCTGCTGTCGGTGGTCTGGATCGAGGTGGCACGGCGGGCGGGCGCGCCCGTCTACGGCGTGGCGCTGCCCGGGCACTTCGTCGTCGGCTTCGGGGACCCCGGGGGGCCGGAGGCCGGACAGGTGCTGGCCGACCCGTTCGACGGGGGCCGGGTGCTCACCGGGGCGGACGCGGAGCTGCTGGTCGCCGGTGTCACCGGGGGTCCTCTGGAGGCGTCCATGCTGACGCCGGCGGGGACGCTGGACGTGGTCGCGCGAATCCTGAACAACGTACGGGCCTGGGCGGCGACCCGTCCCGAGCGGACCGACGTGGCGCTGTGGGCCCTGGACCTCTCCCTGCTCCTCCCGTCCCGGCCCGCCCGCCTGCGCTACGAGCGGGCGCAGCTTCTCGTGCAGCGCGGCGAGTTCACGGCGGGCGCGGCGGAACTGGAGGCGTACGCGGAGGTCGTCGCCGCGGTGGACCCACCGGCAGCCGCCCGCGTCCGCAGCGAGGCCCACGCCGCCCGCGCCCTCCTCAACTGA
- a CDS encoding GNAT family N-acetyltransferase, translating into MEISAAGRLEVRITTADVGKRVSVRSLIEHGPSGERFGDTVGVLTSWDNGVLRITRKSGESVRVAESALVAGKVVPAAPARRRGPAASYEELARIAARGWRPVESERLGGWELRAAGGFTRRANSALPLGDPGMPLDDALAAVRRWYAARGLPAYVQTATGAEGTQEPLCAELERRGWVREVTAELWTGALAPVADLGDPSSEVPLSREADEAWLSRYQRKGVSEVALRVLVGGSPGAPAGGPGEPSVWFATVPGDPGAAAPAAIGRCVVDGRWAGFAAVEVDPAQRRRGLATAVMAALARRALEEGASAAWLQVEVDNEGARSLYGRMGFAPHHAYHHYREPRTSSSESSAPAGDGAL; encoded by the coding sequence GTGGAAATCTCAGCCGCCGGGCGCCTCGAGGTCCGTATCACCACTGCTGACGTGGGGAAACGGGTCTCCGTACGGAGCTTGATCGAACATGGTCCTTCGGGTGAGAGGTTCGGCGACACGGTCGGCGTTCTCACATCATGGGACAACGGCGTGTTGCGGATCACAAGGAAGAGCGGGGAAAGCGTCCGCGTCGCCGAGTCCGCGCTGGTCGCGGGCAAGGTCGTGCCGGCCGCCCCGGCGCGTCGGCGCGGTCCCGCCGCGTCCTACGAGGAGCTGGCCCGGATCGCCGCGCGGGGCTGGCGGCCGGTGGAGAGCGAGCGGCTCGGCGGATGGGAACTGCGGGCCGCGGGTGGCTTCACCCGGCGGGCCAACTCCGCGCTGCCGCTCGGCGACCCCGGGATGCCTCTCGACGACGCGCTGGCGGCCGTACGCCGCTGGTACGCGGCCCGCGGGCTGCCGGCGTACGTCCAGACCGCGACGGGCGCCGAGGGCACGCAGGAGCCGCTGTGCGCGGAGCTGGAGCGGCGCGGGTGGGTCCGTGAGGTGACCGCCGAGCTGTGGACGGGGGCGCTCGCCCCGGTCGCGGACCTGGGTGACCCGTCGTCCGAGGTGCCGCTGTCGCGTGAGGCGGACGAGGCGTGGCTGTCCCGGTACCAGCGCAAGGGCGTGAGCGAGGTGGCCCTGCGGGTGCTGGTCGGGGGCTCCCCGGGGGCGCCGGCCGGGGGCCCGGGTGAGCCGTCCGTGTGGTTCGCGACGGTGCCGGGCGATCCGGGCGCGGCGGCTCCGGCCGCCATCGGACGGTGCGTCGTGGACGGCCGGTGGGCCGGGTTCGCGGCGGTCGAGGTGGATCCGGCGCAGCGGCGGCGGGGGCTGGCCACGGCCGTGATGGCGGCGCTGGCCCGCCGTGCGCTGGAGGAGGGCGCGTCGGCGGCCTGGCTCCAGGTCGAGGTGGACAACGAGGGCGCGCGGTCGCTGTACGGCCGTATGGGCTTCGCCCCGCACCACGCCTACCACCACTACCGCGAGCCGCGGACGTCTTCCTCGGAATCGTCGGCTCCGGCAGGTGACGGAGCGCTGTGA
- a CDS encoding ABC transporter ATP-binding protein yields the protein MTTTESVVFDRVIKRYGDVRAVDDVTLTLRAGETVALLGPNGAGKSTALDLLLGLKRPDSGTVTVCGTGPREAIVAGRVGAMLQSGGLMGEVTVAELVGLACGLHPRPHPVPDVLARAGLTGIAGRRADKLSGGQAQRLRFALATAGDSDLIVLDEPTTGMDVTARRAFWATMRDQADQGRTVLFATHYLEEADAIADRVLVLHRGRLLADGTAGEIKASAGVRRVSFDLAGGTPDQAALRRLPAVTAVDVSPGGTVRLRSSDADATVHALYGLGLRPRNLEVAGLGLEQAFVTLTETEEAVAP from the coding sequence ATGACGACGACAGAATCGGTCGTGTTCGACCGGGTGATCAAGAGGTACGGCGACGTCCGGGCCGTGGACGACGTGACCCTCACCCTGCGCGCCGGGGAGACCGTGGCGCTCCTCGGCCCGAACGGCGCCGGCAAGTCCACCGCCCTCGACCTGTTGCTCGGCCTCAAGCGCCCCGACAGCGGCACGGTCACCGTCTGCGGCACCGGCCCGCGCGAGGCGATCGTCGCGGGACGCGTCGGGGCCATGCTGCAGAGCGGCGGGCTGATGGGCGAGGTCACCGTCGCCGAACTGGTGGGACTCGCCTGCGGACTCCACCCCAGGCCGCACCCCGTCCCCGACGTCCTCGCCCGCGCCGGACTCACCGGTATCGCCGGCCGCAGGGCCGACAAGCTGTCCGGCGGCCAGGCCCAGCGGCTCCGCTTCGCCCTGGCCACCGCCGGTGACAGCGACCTGATCGTCCTGGACGAGCCCACCACCGGCATGGACGTCACCGCCCGCCGGGCCTTCTGGGCCACCATGCGCGACCAGGCCGACCAGGGGCGCACGGTCCTGTTCGCCACGCACTACCTGGAGGAGGCCGACGCGATCGCCGACCGCGTGCTGGTTCTGCACCGGGGCCGGCTGCTGGCCGACGGCACCGCCGGCGAGATCAAGGCGAGCGCCGGGGTACGGCGCGTCTCCTTCGACCTGGCCGGCGGCACACCCGACCAGGCCGCGCTGCGCCGGCTGCCCGCGGTCACGGCCGTCGACGTGTCGCCCGGCGGCACGGTCCGGCTGCGCTCCTCGGACGCCGACGCCACCGTCCACGCCCTCTACGGCCTGGGCCTCCGCCCCCGCAACCTCGAAGTCGCCGGGCTCGGGCTCGAGCAGGCCTTCGTCACCCTCACCGAGACCGAGGAGGCCGTCGCGCCATGA
- a CDS encoding sensor histidine kinase, which produces MSGIGFGQRPQTVRQRAVKVLWTAIWLVFLSAPVTDLLRGGHPAGVRVLGWLGLAVFVTWYMLLIFRTGRGDRTALILGSVAVLAAQSAVLSLSLGREWLVLFVYVAIASGAALPTRLSRWTIPAACALMTTLAFAEPDGVDLLWGLLLPALLGGFAMTGVREMIRTTIALREARATVAHLAANEERLRLARDLHDLLGHSLSVITLKSELAGRMLPGHPEEAARQVADIEQVSRQALVDVREAVTGYRRLRLAGELAGARLALRAAGVVPDLPDETGSGDVPEDAESALAWALREAVTNVVRHSGARRCTVGLVRRQTLEGAVLELSVEDNGSGSPGASYAPGNGLRGLGERLGTVGGTLEAGPVRHGFRLVARVPVERTADPAPGVGAA; this is translated from the coding sequence ATGAGCGGCATCGGCTTCGGACAACGTCCCCAGACCGTCAGGCAGAGGGCCGTCAAGGTGCTGTGGACGGCCATCTGGCTGGTGTTCCTGAGCGCGCCGGTGACGGACCTGCTGCGCGGCGGACACCCCGCGGGCGTGCGCGTCCTCGGCTGGCTCGGACTCGCCGTCTTCGTCACCTGGTACATGCTGCTGATCTTCCGCACCGGCCGCGGCGACCGCACGGCGCTCATCCTCGGCTCCGTCGCGGTGCTCGCGGCCCAGTCCGCCGTGCTCTCCCTCTCCCTCGGCCGCGAGTGGCTGGTCCTGTTCGTGTACGTCGCCATCGCGTCCGGCGCGGCCCTGCCCACGCGCCTGTCCCGCTGGACCATCCCCGCCGCCTGTGCGCTGATGACGACGCTCGCGTTCGCCGAGCCGGACGGCGTGGACCTGCTGTGGGGACTGCTCCTCCCGGCGCTGCTCGGCGGCTTCGCCATGACGGGCGTACGGGAGATGATCCGCACCACGATCGCGTTGCGCGAGGCCCGCGCCACCGTCGCCCACCTCGCCGCCAACGAGGAGCGGCTGCGGCTCGCCCGGGACCTGCACGACCTGCTCGGCCACTCGCTGTCCGTGATCACCCTCAAGAGCGAGCTGGCGGGCCGCATGCTCCCCGGCCACCCGGAGGAGGCGGCCCGGCAGGTCGCCGACATCGAGCAGGTCAGCCGGCAGGCACTGGTCGACGTCCGGGAGGCCGTCACCGGCTACCGGCGGCTGCGCCTGGCCGGTGAACTGGCCGGGGCGCGGCTGGCGTTGCGGGCCGCCGGAGTCGTCCCCGACCTGCCCGACGAGACCGGCTCCGGCGACGTACCCGAGGACGCCGAGTCCGCCCTCGCCTGGGCCCTGCGCGAGGCCGTCACCAACGTCGTCCGGCACAGCGGCGCCCGGCGCTGCACGGTCGGTCTGGTCCGCCGTCAGACGCTGGAGGGGGCGGTGCTGGAACTGTCCGTGGAGGACAACGGCTCGGGAAGCCCCGGCGCCTCGTACGCCCCCGGCAACGGCCTGCGGGGCCTGGGTGAGAGGCTGGGCACCGTGGGCGGAACACTGGAGGCCGGGCCCGTCCGGCACGGATTCCGGCTGGTCGCCCGCGTCCCCGTGGAGAGGACCGCCGACCCGGCGCCGGGAGTGGGAGCCGCATGA
- a CDS encoding response regulator transcription factor — MIKVLLAEDQAMVREALAALLGLEPDIEVVAQVARGDEVLAAARAHDVDVALLDIEMPGATGIEAAVLLHRELPALKLVVLTTFGRPGYLRGAMESGADAFLVKDAPAAQLADALRRVLAGERVIDPVLAAAALAEGANPLTDREREVLRAAADGSTNADLATALHLSPGTVRNYLSTAIQKLAARNRAEAVRIARDKGWL, encoded by the coding sequence ATGATCAAGGTCCTGCTGGCCGAGGACCAGGCGATGGTCCGCGAGGCCCTGGCCGCGCTGCTCGGCCTTGAGCCGGACATCGAGGTCGTGGCCCAGGTGGCGCGCGGCGACGAGGTCCTCGCGGCGGCCCGCGCCCACGACGTGGACGTGGCGCTCCTCGACATCGAGATGCCGGGCGCGACCGGTATCGAGGCGGCGGTCCTGCTGCACCGCGAACTCCCGGCGCTGAAACTGGTCGTCCTGACCACCTTCGGGCGGCCCGGCTATCTGCGCGGCGCCATGGAGTCGGGCGCCGACGCCTTCCTCGTCAAGGACGCCCCGGCGGCACAGCTCGCCGACGCCCTGCGCCGGGTGCTGGCGGGGGAGAGGGTCATCGACCCGGTTCTGGCCGCGGCGGCGCTCGCCGAGGGGGCCAACCCCCTCACCGACCGTGAACGCGAGGTCCTGCGCGCCGCCGCCGACGGCTCCACCAACGCGGACCTCGCCACCGCCCTCCACCTCTCCCCGGGCACGGTCCGCAACTACCTCTCCACCGCCATCCAGAAACTGGCGGCCCGCAACAGGGCGGAGGCGGTCCGCATCGCCCGCGACAAGGGATGGCTGTAG
- a CDS encoding ABC transporter permease produces the protein MSGLIRLELVRVLRNRKFLFFSVLYPSVLFLLIASTADATATLDDSGLTLPAYLMVSMASFGALTAVLMGNSERIARERENGWVRQLRLTPLPGRGYVLAKTASAAVAALPSIVVVFVVAAAVKDVRLDAWQWLALTGTIWAGGMVFAALGVAIGYAATGDAVRPVTMIVYFGLSLLGGLWMPTTTFPRWLQDIAGWLPTHAYAALGRATEQGHAPEVRDVAVLLVFFVLFTGGAAWLYRKDTSWA, from the coding sequence ATGAGTGGACTGATCCGGCTCGAACTCGTCCGCGTCCTGCGCAACCGCAAGTTCCTGTTCTTCTCGGTGCTCTACCCCAGCGTGCTGTTCCTGCTGATCGCGAGCACCGCCGACGCCACCGCCACGCTCGACGACAGCGGCCTGACCCTGCCCGCCTACCTGATGGTCTCCATGGCGTCCTTCGGCGCCCTGACGGCCGTGCTGATGGGCAACAGCGAACGCATCGCCCGGGAACGCGAGAACGGCTGGGTGCGGCAGCTGCGGCTCACGCCCCTGCCCGGCCGGGGCTACGTGCTGGCCAAGACCGCGAGCGCCGCCGTGGCCGCCCTGCCGTCGATCGTCGTCGTCTTCGTCGTCGCCGCCGCGGTGAAGGATGTACGGCTGGACGCCTGGCAGTGGCTCGCGCTCACCGGGACGATCTGGGCGGGCGGCATGGTCTTCGCCGCCCTCGGCGTGGCCATCGGGTACGCGGCCACCGGGGACGCCGTACGGCCCGTCACGATGATCGTGTACTTCGGGCTGTCCCTGCTCGGCGGCCTGTGGATGCCCACCACCACCTTCCCCCGGTGGCTCCAGGACATCGCCGGCTGGCTGCCCACCCACGCGTACGCCGCCCTCGGCCGGGCGACGGAACAGGGTCACGCGCCGGAGGTACGGGACGTCGCCGTCCTGCTGGTCTTCTTCGTCCTCTTCACCGGAGGCGCGGCCTGGCTGTACCGGAAGGACACCTCGTGGGCATGA
- a CDS encoding ATP-binding protein, which produces MSLPLTRRIARAALIVAAGAAAGVGAAGSASAAPSLPAAPNLGLNALDGAPGKTVDNVTKGVDKAAPDATDVAPAAGTTVKKAVPVVKELPTDSLAKGGAAKKLPVKGLPIG; this is translated from the coding sequence ATGTCCCTCCCCCTGACCCGTCGGATCGCCCGTGCCGCGCTGATCGTCGCTGCGGGAGCGGCCGCCGGGGTCGGTGCCGCCGGTTCCGCGAGCGCGGCGCCGTCGCTGCCGGCCGCCCCGAACCTCGGGCTGAACGCCCTGGACGGTGCGCCGGGCAAGACCGTGGACAACGTGACGAAGGGCGTCGACAAGGCCGCGCCCGACGCGACCGACGTGGCGCCGGCCGCGGGCACGACCGTGAAGAAGGCCGTGCCGGTGGTGAAGGAACTGCCGACCGACTCCCTCGCGAAGGGCGGCGCGGCGAAGAAGCTGCCGGTGAAGGGCCTGCCCATCGGCTGA
- the dapE gene encoding succinyl-diaminopimelate desuccinylase — MADTPLDLTLDAARLTAQLVDFPSESGTEKPLADAVEAALRTLPHLSVDRHGNNVVARTRLGRAERVILAGHIDTVPIADNVPSRLDEDGVLWGCGTCDMKAGVAVQLRIAATVPEPNRDLTFVFYDNEEVAADLNGLKHVAEAHPDWLEGDFAVLLEPSDGQVEGGCQGTLRVLLKTSGERAHSARGWMGSNAVHAAAPILARLASYEPRWPVIDGLEYREGLNAVGISGGVAGNVIPDECVVTVNFRYAPDRTEEEAVAHVREVFADCGVTEFVVDDHSGAALPGLSHPAAAAFIKAVGGTPQPKYGWTDVSRFSALGVPAVNYGPGNPHLAHKRDERVDTAKILAGEERLRAWLTA, encoded by the coding sequence ATGGCCGACACCCCGCTTGACCTCACGCTGGACGCCGCACGCCTGACCGCGCAGCTCGTCGACTTCCCCTCCGAGAGCGGCACGGAGAAGCCGCTCGCGGACGCCGTCGAGGCGGCCCTGCGCACCCTGCCGCACCTCTCGGTCGACCGGCACGGCAACAACGTGGTGGCCCGCACCCGGCTGGGCCGCGCGGAGCGGGTGATCCTCGCCGGCCACATCGACACGGTCCCGATCGCGGACAACGTCCCCTCGCGTCTCGACGAGGACGGCGTCCTGTGGGGGTGCGGCACCTGCGACATGAAGGCGGGCGTGGCCGTCCAGCTGCGCATCGCGGCCACCGTCCCCGAGCCCAACCGCGACCTCACCTTCGTCTTCTACGACAACGAGGAGGTCGCCGCCGACCTCAACGGCCTGAAGCACGTCGCCGAGGCGCACCCCGACTGGCTGGAGGGGGACTTCGCGGTGCTGCTGGAGCCCTCCGACGGCCAGGTCGAGGGCGGCTGCCAGGGGACCCTGCGGGTGCTGCTGAAGACCTCCGGCGAGCGCGCCCACTCCGCGCGCGGCTGGATGGGCTCCAACGCCGTCCACGCCGCCGCCCCGATCCTCGCCCGCCTGGCCTCCTACGAGCCCCGGTGGCCGGTCATCGACGGCCTGGAGTACCGCGAGGGCCTCAACGCGGTCGGCATCTCCGGAGGCGTCGCCGGCAACGTCATCCCCGACGAGTGCGTCGTCACGGTGAACTTCCGCTACGCCCCCGACCGCACCGAGGAGGAGGCCGTGGCGCACGTCCGGGAGGTCTTCGCGGACTGCGGCGTCACCGAGTTCGTCGTCGACGACCACAGCGGCGCGGCCCTGCCCGGCCTGTCCCACCCGGCCGCCGCTGCCTTCATCAAGGCGGTGGGCGGCACCCCGCAGCCCAAGTACGGCTGGACCGACGTCTCCCGCTTCTCCGCGCTGGGCGTACCCGCCGTGAACTACGGCCCCGGCAACCCCCACCTGGCCCACAAGCGGGACGAGCGCGTCGACACCGCCAAGATCCTCGCGGGCGAGGAGCGGCTGCGGGCCTGGCTGACCGCCTGA
- a CDS encoding bifunctional succinyldiaminopimelate transaminase/glutamate-prephenate aminotransferase, with translation MSAVSDRLPAFPWDKLEPYKRTAAAHPDGIVDLSVGTPVDPVPEHIQKALIAAADSPGYPTVWGTPELRDAITRWVEHRLGAREVTHRHVLPVVGSKELVAWLPTQLGLGPGDQVAYPRLAYPTYEVGARLARAEYVAYDDPTELDPSRLKLLWLNSPSNPTGRVLPKAELARIVAWAREHGVLVFSDECYLELGWEADPVSVLHPDVNGGSYDGVVAVHSLSKRSNLAGYRAAFLAGDPAVLGPLLEIRKHGGMMTPAPTQAAVVAALGDDEHVRVQRERYAARRTALREALLAHGFRIEHSEASLYLWATRDESCWDTVAHLADRGILVAPGDFYGPAGDRFVRVALTATDERIRSAVTRLAP, from the coding sequence GTGTCCGCAGTCTCCGACCGGCTGCCCGCCTTCCCCTGGGACAAGCTGGAGCCGTACAAGAGGACGGCCGCCGCGCACCCCGACGGCATCGTCGACCTCTCGGTCGGCACGCCCGTCGACCCGGTGCCCGAGCACATCCAGAAGGCGCTGATCGCGGCGGCGGACTCGCCGGGCTATCCCACGGTGTGGGGCACCCCGGAACTGCGGGACGCGATCACCCGCTGGGTGGAACACCGGCTGGGCGCCCGCGAGGTGACCCACCGGCACGTGCTGCCGGTCGTCGGCTCCAAGGAGCTCGTCGCCTGGCTCCCCACCCAGCTGGGCCTCGGCCCCGGCGACCAGGTCGCCTACCCGCGCCTGGCCTACCCGACGTACGAGGTCGGCGCCCGTCTGGCCCGCGCGGAGTACGTGGCGTACGACGACCCGACCGAGCTGGACCCCTCGCGGCTGAAGCTGCTGTGGCTCAACTCGCCGTCCAACCCGACGGGCCGGGTGCTGCCCAAGGCGGAGCTGGCGAGGATTGTCGCCTGGGCCCGCGAGCACGGCGTCCTGGTCTTCTCCGACGAGTGCTACCTCGAGCTGGGCTGGGAGGCCGACCCGGTCTCGGTGCTCCACCCGGACGTCAACGGCGGCTCCTACGACGGCGTCGTCGCCGTCCACTCGCTCTCCAAGCGGTCCAACCTGGCCGGGTACCGCGCCGCGTTCCTGGCCGGCGACCCGGCGGTGCTCGGCCCGCTGCTGGAGATCCGCAAGCACGGCGGCATGATGACGCCGGCCCCGACCCAGGCGGCCGTGGTGGCGGCCCTCGGCGACGACGAGCACGTCCGCGTCCAGCGCGAGCGGTACGCGGCCCGCCGCACGGCCCTGCGCGAGGCACTGCTCGCCCACGGCTTCCGGATCGAGCACAGCGAGGCCAGCCTCTACCTGTGGGCCACACGCGACGAGTCCTGCTGGGACACCGTCGCCCACCTCGCCGACCGCGGCATCCTGGTCGCCCCCGGCGACTTCTACGGCCCGGCCGGCGACCGCTTCGTCCGCGTCGCCCTGACCGCGACGGACGAACGAATCCGGTCGGCGGTCACCCGCCTGGCCCCCTGA
- the fdxA gene encoding ferredoxin — protein MTYVIAQPCVDVKDKACIEECPVDCIYEGQRSLYIHPDECVDCGACEPVCPVEAIFYEDDTPEEWKDYYKANVEFFDELGSPGGASKLGLIERDHPFIAALPPQA, from the coding sequence GTGACCTACGTCATCGCGCAGCCTTGTGTCGACGTCAAGGACAAGGCGTGCATCGAGGAGTGCCCGGTCGACTGCATCTACGAGGGCCAGCGGTCCTTGTACATCCACCCGGACGAATGCGTCGACTGCGGCGCCTGTGAACCGGTCTGCCCGGTCGAGGCGATCTTCTACGAGGACGACACTCCGGAGGAGTGGAAGGACTACTACAAGGCGAACGTCGAGTTCTTCGACGAGCTCGGCTCCCCCGGCGGCGCCAGCAAGCTCGGTCTGATCGAGCGGGACCACCCGTTCATCGCCGCGCTGCCGCCGCAGGCGTAG